In the genome of Cheilinus undulatus linkage group 6, ASM1832078v1, whole genome shotgun sequence, one region contains:
- the LOC121510808 gene encoding mucin-17-like, translated as MSANIDCQGSFPYGVRSFVECVSRAVVLSKPTNLREFLSEYMTELIEFRDCQHETDPKIVAFKFQQQWEEKFWVNYAKTIPSPSSQQSESVDKKGNVLQIQVKAQDKVPGVEKKKVSTPVTAQASKSKTLNLPSKILKGTTIERPEQILTETKKKVSFTPTASVPKSTVPLSSKLSEKSMDVTQKITERPKTKVTLSEKVSTPLTGSGPKLTVPLSSKLSGKSTDITQKITEGPKIKITLPQKVSTPSTGSGPKSTVPLSSKLSEKSTDVTQKIAERPKIKITLPQKVSTPSTGSGPKSTVPPSSTILKNFTDNAHNKAQTKVSRIQTKVSTPETRSEPTSESVSRPPGRPKQTKEKQPKMESGQPKVKKEPWVDIRMPPPPKPKLGNKKIEDQISTCPPLVHHPTCPVHNFPLIPITVVIPRRMVARTQH; from the coding sequence ATGTCAGCTAACATAGACTGCCAGGGCTCGTTTCCCTACGGAGTCAGGAGTTTCGTAGAGTGTGTGAGTAGAGCTGTGGTTCTGTCGAAACCAACAAACCTACGAGAATTTTTATCAGAGTATATGACAGAACTGATTGAATTCCGTGACTGTCAGCATGAAACAGATCCCAAGATTGTTGCCTTCAAGTTTCAACAGCAATGGGAGGAAAAGTTCTGGGTAAACTACGCTAAAACAATCCCCAGCCCATCAAGTCAACAATCAGAATCTGTagacaaaaaaggaaatgtgCTTCAAATACAAGTAAAAGCCCAAGACAAAGTCCCCGGGGTTGAGAAGAAAAAGGTTTCAACTCCTGTAACTGCACAGGCATCAAAATCCAAGACTTTGAATCTGCCCTCCAAAATCTTGAAAGGTACCACAATAGAAAGACCAGAGCAAATTTTAACAGAAACCAAGAAGAAGGTATCATTTACTCCTACTGcatcagtcccaaaatcgaCAGTCCCTCTGTCCTCCAAGCTTTCAGAGAAATCGATGGACGTCACACAAAAAATTACAGAGAGACCCAAGACCAAGGTTACCCTGTCTGAGAAGGTTTCAACACCTTTGACTGGATCAGGGCCAAAATTGACAGTCCCTCTGTCCTCCAAGCTTTCAGGGAAATCAACTGACATTACACAAAAAATTACAGAGGGACCCAAGATCAAGATTACCCTGCCTCAGAAGGTTTCAACACCTTCGACTGGATCAGGGCCAAAATCGACGGTCCCTCTGTCCTCCAAGCTTTCAGAGAAATCGACGGACGTTACACAAAAAATTGCAGAGAGACCCAAGATCAAGATTACCCTGCCTCAGAAGGTTTCAACACCTTCGACTGGATCAGGGCCAAAATCGACAGTCCCTCCGTCCTCCacaattttaaagaattttacaGACAATGCACATAATAAAGCCCAGACCAAAGTGAGCCGGATCCAGACCAAGGTTTCTACACCTGAGACTAGATCAGAGCCAACATCTGAGTCAGTCAGTCGACCACCAGGGAGgccaaaacagacaaaagagaAGCAGCCCAAAATGGAATCCGGTCAGCCTAAAGTAAAAAAGGAGCCTTGGGTCGACATCAGAATGCCACCACCCCCAAAACCAAAATTAGGAAACAAGAAAATCGAAGACCAAATCAGCACCTGCCCCCCACTCGTTCACCACCCCACCTGTCCTGTCCACAACTTTCCCTTAATACCTATTACTGTTGTTATTCCCCGTCGCATGGTGGCCAGGacacaacattaa